A window of the Nitrospira sp. genome harbors these coding sequences:
- a CDS encoding FMN-binding protein has protein sequence MITRLCVMVIAILLMPVTQASAERIWDSDLKRYLTQQEMTAAEEFMSEEEGVKIMLPKSQQVRKEVIKLTQEKKVHIEERIGWKFPEESFEVYIGESGGQVDGYAVVQNTIGKHKPMTYLVGIDNEGSVSDVELLVFRESRGSDVGKKRFNAQYEGKTVLDPIRIKSDITNITGATMSVRSMSAGVKRVLVLIDEFYLKPAGIGSDTMAKRNKGFFSSIFGN, from the coding sequence ATGATAACGCGTCTGTGTGTCATGGTCATCGCCATTCTCCTGATGCCAGTCACCCAGGCAAGCGCTGAGCGAATTTGGGATAGCGACCTCAAGCGTTATCTGACGCAGCAGGAAATGACCGCCGCCGAAGAGTTCATGAGCGAGGAAGAGGGGGTCAAGATCATGCTCCCGAAATCCCAACAAGTTCGCAAGGAGGTGATCAAGCTCACCCAGGAAAAGAAGGTCCACATCGAGGAACGAATCGGCTGGAAATTCCCGGAAGAATCGTTCGAGGTGTATATCGGGGAGTCCGGCGGTCAGGTTGACGGCTATGCGGTCGTCCAAAACACGATCGGCAAGCACAAGCCGATGACCTACCTGGTCGGCATCGATAACGAAGGGTCCGTATCGGACGTTGAACTCCTGGTGTTCCGGGAATCGCGCGGGAGCGATGTCGGGAAAAAGCGGTTTAACGCCCAGTACGAAGGCAAGACCGTTCTCGACCCGATCCGGATCAAAAGCGACATCACCAACATTACCGGCGCCACGATGTCCGTTCGCTCGATGAGCGCCGGTGTCAAACGAGTCTTGGTATTGATCGACGAGTTTTACTTGAAACCGGCCGGAATCGGCAGCGACACAATGGCGAAACGGAATAAAGGATTCTTCTCGTCCATATTCGGGAACTAA